A stretch of Oligoflexia bacterium DNA encodes these proteins:
- the dnaK gene encoding molecular chaperone DnaK — protein sequence MSNKKVLGIDLGTVNSCVSVFESGECKVIVNEEGSRTTPSVVSFKTIENYDVGHPAKRQIVSNPKKTFYAVKRLLGKKFNSEAVTTTQKTVGYTISQSKNGDARLELDGELISPQEISAKVLEKMRDIAKSYFDEDINEAVITVPAHFDDFQRLATKNAAKIAGLNVLRIINEPTAAALAYGLDKKVSGNFVVFDLGGGTYDVSVLEINNSVFQVKSTSGDNFLGGEDFDHKIVAWILKQFKQKTGIDLSSDLSAMQRIKEAAENAKHELSSETQSNINLPFITSKDGDAQHIQLDLTRAEFEDMVKDLIKKLEGPVFDALKDAKLSVKDIDDVILVGGMTRMPKVIEKVQNMFNKDPYRKINPDEAVSVGAATQGAIIKGMFDEVVLLDVTPLSLGIQTEGGLFTALIERNSTIPTQASEIFSTTQDNQEFVDVHILQGEREFAKDNLSLAHLRLSGIPPAPRGVPQIEITFNIDTNGLLSVSAKDLGTGEMQKMEIKPTSGLTEVEINKIIEKSHNMAQRDNELKQLVHEKNKLQSLLYSIERSVKKLFSQLTSEQQENFQNIVQKAHEELKGNDIDNIKRCIVELTEVSHTISSTLYQ from the coding sequence ATGAGTAATAAAAAAGTATTGGGCATAGACTTGGGAACTGTAAACTCTTGTGTAAGTGTTTTTGAATCTGGTGAATGTAAAGTTATTGTCAATGAAGAAGGCTCTAGAACTACACCTTCTGTGGTCTCTTTTAAAACCATTGAAAATTATGATGTAGGTCATCCAGCAAAAAGACAAATTGTCAGCAACCCTAAAAAAACATTTTATGCCGTTAAACGCTTATTGGGTAAAAAATTTAATAGTGAGGCAGTAACAACAACTCAAAAAACCGTTGGCTACACCATATCTCAATCCAAGAATGGTGATGCCCGTTTAGAATTGGATGGTGAGTTGATCAGTCCACAAGAAATTTCTGCCAAAGTTTTAGAAAAAATGCGTGATATTGCCAAAAGTTACTTTGACGAGGATATCAATGAAGCTGTTATTACTGTACCCGCTCACTTTGATGATTTCCAACGCTTAGCCACAAAAAATGCTGCTAAAATTGCAGGCCTTAATGTTCTACGTATTATCAACGAACCTACCGCTGCTGCCTTAGCCTATGGCTTGGATAAAAAAGTCTCTGGTAATTTTGTTGTTTTTGACTTAGGGGGTGGAACCTACGATGTCAGTGTTTTAGAAATTAACAATTCTGTTTTTCAGGTCAAATCAACCAGTGGAGATAATTTTCTTGGTGGTGAAGACTTTGATCATAAAATTGTTGCTTGGATTTTAAAGCAATTTAAACAAAAAACGGGCATAGATTTAAGCTCTGACCTTTCTGCCATGCAAAGAATTAAAGAAGCTGCAGAAAATGCCAAACATGAACTTTCTTCGGAAACACAAAGCAATATCAACTTACCTTTCATCACTTCAAAAGATGGTGACGCTCAGCATATTCAGCTTGATCTTACTAGAGCTGAGTTTGAAGACATGGTTAAAGATTTAATTAAAAAACTTGAAGGTCCTGTTTTTGACGCCTTAAAAGATGCTAAACTTTCGGTCAAGGATATTGATGATGTCATTTTGGTTGGTGGAATGACTCGCATGCCTAAAGTCATTGAAAAAGTACAAAACATGTTTAACAAAGACCCTTATCGAAAAATCAATCCAGATGAAGCCGTTTCCGTAGGAGCTGCAACACAAGGAGCTATCATTAAAGGCATGTTTGATGAGGTGGTACTGCTGGATGTAACTCCATTATCTTTAGGTATTCAAACAGAAGGTGGCCTTTTTACGGCGCTTATTGAACGCAATTCAACCATACCTACCCAAGCCTCTGAAATTTTTTCTACAACTCAGGATAATCAAGAATTTGTTGATGTTCATATTTTACAAGGTGAGCGTGAATTTGCTAAAGACAACTTATCTCTTGCCCATCTTCGGTTAAGTGGTATCCCTCCTGCCCCAAGAGGAGTTCCTCAAATTGAAATTACTTTTAATATTGATACTAATGGCTTACTGAGTGTATCAGCCAAAGACTTAGGCACGGGTGAGATGCAAAAAATGGAAATCAAACCCACCAGTGGTTTGACAGAAGTAGAAATTAATAAAATTATAGAAAAATCACATAATATGGCTCAACGGGACAACGAACTGAAACAGCTTGTTCATGAAAAAAACAAGCTACAAAGTTTATTGTATTCGATTGAACGTTCAGTTAAAAAACTTTTTTCTCAATTGACCTCTGAGCAGCAAGAAAATTTTCAAAATATTGTACAAAAAGCCCATGAAGAACTTAAAGGCAATGATATAGATAACATTAAAAGATGCATTGTTGAGTTGACGGAAGTGTCTCACACGATATCCAGCACCTTATATCAATGA
- a CDS encoding penicillin-binding protein activator has translation MMKKNILYLTLILILSSCATSKMVVYNGVKMPANEAARLHYAEAEKLYQYKNYAAADEKFKNLINEFKYSDYADNALWRRAQIAELLKQYDSAYVHLQALLQNHPDSDLKYKALYKTGEYALKNNDELLALNYFSKIPLSQVALSRRSFLNNNVEALANKNKDFASLASWHILNFYDVNSSPSYRINIQKKIVDSISQINTIAELNTVVYPDNQNFPKGYLAFQKAKIYLDQENNEQKSKRAFFDFIAQYPNHSYIPKAYSYLKSMGEDSTARHSDETIHIGLMVPLTGPKAHIGQQISKGVILAQDIFQARYPNAPKIKLLIQDTKGEEQQSVIAFEKLMQNEVRPTLVIGPCYENTTQAIEPLLDDYRVPVFSLSSSESINLNNAWLLRNSLTKSEQALGLAYLAKHVLQIKRVAVLYPDNSYGQEFLQLSKAAFKDYNIDLVKHESYQTDQSDLTTAVRKLVGILPHEDRKSEICPDYVAQERTKRWLLKPSTKRCYAKDNLPPIINFEAIFIPDGAQRAKRIFPTLRYYNVSGVTLLGTNLWDTDDFIDHNIKNAAQGSIILSAFYKNKRAPHVQSFVQNFYNKFKSEPGILSAQAYDTASIALSTIFNNPPRSSADLNRSLRQIKNFAGVTGEIYINNNGETRRKLTPLLIDGDKFKELY, from the coding sequence ATGATGAAAAAAAACATTCTTTACCTCACACTAATCTTGATTCTTTCATCATGTGCAACAAGTAAAATGGTGGTCTACAATGGCGTAAAAATGCCTGCCAATGAAGCCGCCAGGCTGCATTACGCCGAAGCAGAAAAACTTTATCAGTATAAAAATTATGCTGCTGCTGATGAAAAATTTAAAAATCTAATCAATGAATTTAAATACAGTGACTACGCGGATAATGCCTTATGGAGAAGAGCGCAAATCGCTGAGTTACTGAAACAATATGATAGCGCTTATGTTCATTTACAAGCTTTACTTCAAAACCACCCTGATAGTGACTTAAAATATAAGGCTCTTTACAAAACCGGTGAATATGCTCTTAAAAATAATGATGAATTGCTAGCATTGAATTATTTTTCAAAAATCCCTTTGAGTCAAGTTGCTTTATCTCGGCGTTCGTTTTTAAATAACAATGTTGAAGCCTTGGCCAATAAAAATAAGGACTTTGCAAGCCTTGCATCTTGGCATATTTTAAATTTTTATGATGTCAATAGCAGTCCCAGTTATAGAATTAATATACAAAAAAAAATCGTTGATAGTATTAGCCAAATTAACACTATTGCAGAGCTGAATACTGTTGTTTATCCTGACAATCAAAACTTTCCAAAAGGTTATTTGGCGTTTCAAAAAGCAAAAATTTATTTAGATCAAGAAAACAATGAACAAAAAAGTAAACGTGCTTTTTTTGATTTCATTGCTCAATACCCTAATCATAGCTATATCCCAAAAGCTTACAGTTATTTAAAAAGCATGGGAGAAGATAGTACCGCCCGCCACTCAGATGAAACCATTCATATTGGTTTAATGGTTCCCTTAACTGGACCCAAAGCTCATATTGGCCAACAAATCAGTAAAGGTGTCATTTTAGCGCAAGATATTTTTCAAGCGCGTTATCCCAATGCACCAAAAATAAAATTATTAATTCAAGATACCAAAGGTGAAGAGCAGCAAAGTGTTATTGCTTTTGAAAAGTTGATGCAAAATGAAGTAAGACCTACACTGGTTATTGGTCCTTGTTATGAAAACACAACTCAAGCAATTGAACCTTTACTTGATGACTATAGAGTGCCCGTTTTCTCATTGAGCTCTTCAGAGAGCATCAATTTAAATAACGCTTGGTTACTCAGAAACAGTTTAACCAAATCAGAACAAGCTTTAGGTCTTGCATATTTGGCTAAACATGTTTTGCAAATTAAACGTGTCGCTGTTCTTTACCCAGATAACAGTTATGGTCAAGAGTTCCTTCAATTATCAAAGGCCGCATTTAAAGACTACAATATTGATTTGGTCAAACACGAATCCTATCAAACTGATCAATCAGACTTAACCACTGCAGTTCGTAAGTTGGTGGGAATCTTACCGCATGAAGATAGAAAATCAGAAATTTGCCCTGATTACGTTGCTCAAGAGAGAACTAAAAGATGGTTACTTAAACCTTCAACCAAACGTTGTTATGCAAAAGACAATTTACCCCCTATCATCAACTTTGAAGCCATCTTTATTCCCGACGGTGCGCAAAGAGCCAAGAGAATTTTCCCAACCTTACGTTATTATAATGTTTCTGGAGTAACGCTATTGGGAACCAATCTTTGGGATACAGATGATTTTATTGATCACAACATTAAAAATGCAGCTCAAGGCAGCATTATACTTAGCGCATTTTATAAAAATAAACGTGCCCCACATGTACAGTCTTTTGTGCAAAATTTTTACAACAAATTTAAGAGTGAACCCGGTATTTTATCCGCGCAAGCCTACGATACTGCTTCCATTGCTCTATCCACTATTTTCAACAACCCACCACGCTCAAGTGCAGACTTAAATAGAAGCTTACGCCAAATAAAAAACTTTGCTGGCGTCACCGGTGAAATTTATATCAACAACAACGGCGAAACCCGAAGAAAATTAACCCCTTTGTTAATTGACGGCGATAAATTTAAAGAGTTGTATTAA